In Heliangelus exortis chromosome 18, bHelExo1.hap1, whole genome shotgun sequence, a single genomic region encodes these proteins:
- the RNH1 gene encoding ribonuclease inhibitor: MELDIQCEEMNPSRWAELLSTMKSCKAIRLDDCNLSSSNCKDLSSIINTNPSLTELKLNNNELGDAGIEYLCKGLLMTTCSLQKLWLQNCNLTSASCETLSSILSAQPSLTELHVSDNKLGTAGVQVLCQGMMNPSCKLQKLQLEYCELTADIVESLNASLQSKPSLKELSLSNNTLGDRAVKQLCQGLVEASCSLELLHLENCGITSDSCQDISAVLSTKSSLRDLSVGDNKIGDSGLALLCQGLLHPNCKIQKLWLWDCDLTSASCKDLSRVISTKETLAEISLIDNNLRDSGMEMLCQALKDPKSKLQELWIRECGLTTACCKALSSALSVNKHLKVLHMGENKLGDAGVGLLCEGLLHPSCTIQSLWLGNCDLTASCCAALATVLVTKQCLTELDLSYNPLDDAGIRKICEALRNPSCNLQQLILYDIFWSSEVDDELRALEESKPEMKIIS; this comes from the exons gCTGGATGACTGCAATCTCTCCAGCAGTAACTGCAAGGATCTCTCCTCCATCATCAATACAAATCCATCACTCACAGAGCTGAAGCTGAACAACAACGAGCTGGGAGATGCAGGCATTGAGTACCTGTGCAAAGGATTGCTGATGACAACCTGCAGCCTCCAGAAGCTGTG GCTGCAAAACTGCAATCTGACAAGTGCCAGCTGTGAGACCCTCAGCTCCATCCTCAGTGCCCAGCCTTCCCTAACAGAGCTGCATGTAAGTGATAACAAACTGGGGACTGCTGGAGTGCAGGTTCTGTGCCAAGGGATGATGAACCCCAGCTGCaagctgcagaagctgca GCTGGAGTACTGTGAACTGACAGCTGATATTGTGGAAAGTCTGAATGCTTCTCTGCAAAGCAAGCCCAGCCTGAAGGAGCTGAGCCTGAGTAACAACACTCTGGGAGACAGAGCTGTGAAGCAGCTGTGTCAGGGGCTGGTGGAGGcaagctgcagcctggagctccTACA cctggagaactgTGGCATAACCAGTGATAGCTGCCAGGACATCAGCGCTGTTCTCAGCACCAAGTCATCACTGAGAGACCTCTCTGTGGGGGATAACAAGATTGGGGACTCTGGTCTGGCTCTGCTGTGCCAAGGACTTCTGCATCCTAACTGCAAAATTCAGAAGCTGTG gctgtgggatTGTGATCTCACAAGTGCTAGCTGTAAAGATCTCTCCAGAGTCATCAGTACAAAAGAGACCCTCGCAGAGATCAGTCTGATAGACAATAACCTGAGGGACTCAGGGATGGAAATGCTCTGTCAGGCTCTCAAGGATCCCAAATCTAAGCTGCAGGAGCTATG GATTAGGGAGTGTGGGCTCACGACTGCTTGCTGCAAggctctcagctctgctctcagtgTCAACAAGCACTTGAAGGTGCTGCATATGGGAGAGAACAAGCTGGGAgatgcaggggttggactccTGTGTGAGGGATTGCTGCACCCCAGCTGCACCATCCAGTCCCTATG GCTGGGTAATTGTGACCTGACAGCATCCTGCTGTGCAGCCCTGGCCACTGTCCTGGTCACCAAGCAGTGCCTTACTGAGCTGGACCTCAGCTACAACCCCCTGGATGATGCAGGCATCAGGAAGATCTGTGAAGCCTTGAGGAATCCCAGCTGCaacctgcagcagctgat TTTATATGACATTTTCTGGAGTTCTGAAGTGGATGATGAACTGAGAGCCCTGGAAGAATCCAAGCCTGAAATGAAGATTATTTCCTGA